TCCTTCACTTAAGGGAATCTCTAATCTCTTTAACTtcattgttgattttcagttatttttattcatggagttaatatgaatttttcttttgtggctaCTTACACCAAGATGAAGATAATTTATTAGTTCAGGAAGAATCTGCATTCTGAAGGTGAATAGAAGTTCACACTACAGATGGGCAGACACATGCCCTCCCAATTCCTGATGGACCTCCTAGTGCCTCCTAGACCTAAGGGGTCTCCTGCAACGCTCCAAGATGCCACCAAGGCAGGGATCTGCTTGTGCATGCCTGAGAGCATCCAGGATGAAGTGAGGCTCTGGAAAAATGCACGAGTTTCCACATAATCCCCAAATACCTTACAGGAGAACTGGATGCCACAGAAACAGGAGTGGTCATTGACACAACAAAGTCACCAAAATTGTTTTGAAGTCAATTAGGAAACCCAGGAATCACTCTTGCTGCCATTAAGTGGAAGAACAGGAGCCTGTGAATGGCATCCTTGTCCTGCCTGAAACTCCACAGATATTTCTGTGTGGCTTCAGGTACCAGGAATCTCCGTGATTTTCAGAAAGGCAGGGACAGCTTATGCCAGCCCATCCCTCTGCAGAATGTGCCCCAGCAGATCAGAGGCATGGAACCATCATGGACTGCACAAAGGCTCAAGGCCAGCTTCCCAGACCTGCCTGTGACTCTAGGTAAGTTCTGAGTCCACGTGGGTGCCAAGGAAAGGTTAATGATGACCTGGAAAGATGGGACAAGCAGATACCACCCCTAAACAATCTGCAGGATTCTAACTTCCGCAGGAAGCCAGAGACCAGCTCATGCCACACTAGTGCACCTTGAAAACTCCTGAATGCAATGCCGCTCTGCAGAGAGTTCAACAAAGAAGTGGCTGGGAATTTTGCACTCTAGGCTGCACTTTACAGTGCTTCTGGACACGTGATCAGAAATTGAACATTGGTATATCTAActctgacatttttcacaaaatggttttttaaaatgaggtaatataGACAAAATATAATACAACCATATGTATTATATGCCAAAATATGCTTCACTGGCATCAAGTAGACTCACCTTGAAATATAATCTAGGACAACCTCcattttcagagtattttcttttCGAAAGTGAAACTCTCCCACCAAAAACCAACAACATCACAGGTTTTTGCCTCCAAAAAACCGACAGAAAGGCAATACATTTATTCTACCACTGTGAAATGGACTGCGGTGCAACACATACGTGTGAAACCCCACATGTGGCATCGCCGTGAGCCAAATGGGGACTCGTGGTGTAAGCAACACTCCCCATGTGTTAGTGTGCGTGAGATTCACTTGGCGGAATTTGACTAGGTGCGTGTTGGTAGAGCGGGGCTGAGGTTCTCTTGCCCCTGTGGATGCTTAAGAAGTCACAGGTCCTGCGAAGACCTGCGGTCCCCTCGATCAACTCTGTTTCGGAGACAAAATGACTTGGATTGCTGACAAGTCAAGAAATTTTCAAGCCCTTGGAAAATCAGTTACACACAAACACGGAATGAAAGTCAAAAGAGAGTACGTcatctttttgagaattttattcacttcaaaacaaattaaacacacCTATTTCCAATGGCATTCCAGAGCCCAATTTTCGAGGCTGAGGATACACCCCAAGAACGCTTTGTGCAGAACGCTTCACAGCGTCCAAAAAACACTGCTGTCAGGACGGGGCACAGCTGAAGGCCTGCAGCTCTCAGGGTTCCCTAACTGTTCCCTGATTCAGTCATCTAGAGAGCAAATGCACAGTCATTCCCCAGTTTCCTACTGACATCACAGCGGAAGTCTGACTCCCACGCGTCACCGTCACCCAGTTTCTGAGGCAACGAATCACTGGCACAGAAGCTTCTTGTGGCGGGTTTCCAGAGCGCCCTGCGAACTACAATGTCCCTCACAAGAATTCgatgaggcagagtctctgcatgtggtccctgcctggcctgggctccAACATCCCCAGAAGCACCACAGCTGGGGAGCTTGGGAGTCACCACACACagtctgctctctgctctgtgctCCTCAGTCCCACAGACCCCTCCAAATCACGGGAACTGGATGCAATGGAGCCCCGGCCACCTGTAGTCTCACTCCAGGTCAGAATCGCTGtcctctgaggaggaggaaaCCTGAAGGTCCTCATAGAGGACACTCAGGGGGACAGGAACACAGGGAGCCTCAGACTTCTCTGAGACATGACGGCTGTGAGCGAGGAAGGCTCCTGGCTTCTCAGGAGAGGGAAACGAGGGAGCTGTCAGGAGGCTGGAGCTCCACCATCCGTTTTCCAGTCTCCGGAAGAGCATTCTGAGAGGCTGGGCCCCATAGTGGCTGGCCGCTGGGTGATGGGACATGGTGCAGGCCTGGGCAGTAGGCAGGCAAGGTCTGCTGTGCGGAGGCTGCCGATCGCTGCTGGGCGCCTGGGCAGGTGTCCCCTTGCTCATCTGGGGCGACGGACTTGGTCTGAGTTCGGTTGCAGCTGGCGGAGGTTGGAGAGTCTCTGGGGCCCCCAGCTCACCTCCCTGGATGGCATTTTCGGGCATCTGGAAGGGACCCATTCTCGGTTTCTTGGGGAAGTTCAGGCAAGCCTGAGTCGGAGCCTGGGCAGGTCTCTTGGCTCCTGGCCTGAAACTGAGATTGGAGCCGAGGCCCAAGCTGTGTGTGTCGgctggtgggcagggctgtgaggTCACCGCAGGACGTTTGTCTTGTGCCTGGGGGCTGATGACCTGGATCAGGCCGTGGGGCTTGGAGGCAGCCTGGGGAACTTCTCGATAGCCACCTTGAGGCCTGCTGTGTGTCGGCTTCACCACGACGAGAGGCTCCAGGCCCTGCTGCCTGACTCCAGGCTGAGGGATGTCGGCCACAGCCCCTGTCTGTCGTTCCTTTGGTCGGAGACTTGACGAGGAGCTCAGACTGGCTTTTCTGAGGGGAGACAGTGAAGCCAAGACGGATACCGTGTCAGACATTTTGGTAGCTGAGCCATCAGTTTGGGCACGGTACACGCGTGGCCTCTTATTAGTTGTGTGGACCGGCACTGGCCTGCTTGCAACCTGAAAGAAAGGAGACCACACACGTTAGAAGTTCCTCGGCATCGAGCCAACATGGAAATCAACCACATCCAAAGACAAGGTGCACACAGCAGGAAATTCTTAATACGGTACCGACAGGCGGTCCTTGGAAGTAGGGACAGATCCTCAAGGTGAGTGCTGATCGGGACAAGACCCATGAAAAATGCACTCTCGAGCTATGATCTGAGAATACCATTTTTCTAAAGACTGTGTCTTGGGCATTCACTGGCTCAAAGCGCCTCCACTCAGCCTCTCATGAAGTGGGACGGACTAATGCCCTTCTGAAGGCAGGTCGGTGTTTCAAGGGTTCCAAGGACGtcttttctgaaaacatgcaTGTTCCTGGGGTGAGCCGCCTCCATGTTTGGGGCCCCTGAGGGACTAATTTCCTCACGCCGCTAGGAAGATGTTGTTGGCAGGCTTGCCATCATTGCACAGAGAGAAAGCAACAGGAAATATGGCATCTTCAGATGCCTTCATCTGGAATCAAATGGACCTGGAAGGATCGTGGAGTCCCTGACCCCaagaaggcagggaagaagggTTCCCCGATCCCCTCACACACACGGGAACCTCAAAGGAAATCAACCAGGGTGACCTAGAGGAGAAAAAGACCAGTGGCCCAGGGTGACACTCACCCTCAGATAATCACAAGATTCCATGGATTCTTTTCGATTTGGCGGCAGCTTCTCCGGAGGTGTCCCGGAAAAGATCTGGAGGAGAGCCTTCCTCTGCGGGTCTTGTTGcctgcagaagagaaaaagttcAGGCCCTGCCCCCTGGTTCtccccaggagacagggagaacCCTGTCTGGGGCCCAGTCCCGTTCTGTGTTTTGTGATACATAAATGGAACTTTTGTGCCCTTTCCGCCTCTGCACCTTCCCTCATGTGCCAACCTTCCCATCCTGCTGGTGGCCCTCTAGGCTTCCCAAGTAAGGACTGTCATTTGGATTCCGTTGCTTTTCCCCCTGTCATGGGGAACCTGCACGAAGCGCCCCCGCCTCTTCACCGTCCCTGAATCTCCCAGAGCCAAAGGAGCTCCCAGATGGGGAACCCGGGAGGATACGGAACTCTGGTCTGTTTCTCTGCAGCGTTCCTTCCCTGTCCCAGAGACGGAAAGGCACAAGGTGTGCGGGTGCAGAGACACTGTGTCCTTAGGTGGCAGTACCCTAAGGGTGGTAAAAACCCCTCCCACTGCTCACCTTGGTCTcgcttccttctctctcttttccttgttCAAGGGCCCAGGGTTCCTTCGAACCTGGGGCTTCCATGGTTTCcggttttccttcccttcctttctccgaAAGGTCTGGGGAACCAGGGCTCCGTTCCAGCACTTCATGGGGCACCTGGTACTTCTGGCCGTGTGGCCAAAGGCCCCGCAGTTTTTGCACTTGACCTGTGGGTGGAAAGGAAGTGATGTCAGTGAATGAGCTGAAGCCACAGGCAGTGATCCAATGTCAACATTGAGACGGATTGTGAATTCAGAACTGAGTGAGGATTCCAAAGCGGGGACACCGGCATGGGGGCCCTTAAGTGGCGGGAGGGTTCGGTTACGATGTTCCCTCCCAAAGCCCATGTGACGGAGGAACTCTCAAAGGAAGGACTCAGGGTTCTAGCGGGACGATCGTGAACCCGATGTCCACAACACAGCCCAACCTGGCTACACAGGATTCTGAGTGGAAAGGGAGGTTGCTCCCAAGAGTGTCTCCAGGGACCTGTCGGGGCGGGGAGGAGGTCCCAAGCCAGGCCCACCTTGGATGGGAAAAGCAACCCGGGTGGTGCTGGCAGAACTCTTTGGAATCCAACCCAGTCTCTGAGGACCGTGTGACActcgccccctcctcccccctcgaTACCCAAAAGATTCCAAGGCTAGACATACCCTGGGATCTTCTTCATCGGGTGGGGGAGCCCTTGGCCCAACTGGGGCCCTCTGCTGCTTCTGGAGGGTCTGGGCTCTCACGAGTCTGTTTGCCCCACTTTTGGGGTCACGACGTGCCATCTTCTTCATCTCCTGGGCGTTTTATGGCCACTTTTTTCAGGGGTTGATGGTTGGGTCACCTgaatcacacacaaacacacacaaagcgaTGGTTAGGCACATTGGATATTCACACACCCACAAGAAACCCTCAGCTAATTCCATGACGGTGTGGTCATGAGGAGACCTCACCACCCGTCGGTCAAATCTGTGGATCACAATGTGGTGTGTGCATCCTCAGATATTGTGTGTTCCTCTGCCGTGACTACCTGGTCCAAGAGTAAACTTCGCCTGCCACATGGCCCACGGCCTAGGTATGTGGAGTTGGAGTTGAGATTTCAATCCCAACCAAACAACTGATTCTGGAGACTGGACTTAGGTCTATCACCATTCACTCCAGTAGAAGACACAATGATTCTCTCTCCCCTGAGGGACAAAAGAATAGAAGCTACAGGGCATGGCCGATGTCATCCCTTGGCAGGTCTGCTTGAAGTCAGGGATAAGGGATGCTTCCTATCAGAACTCAAATCGCTACTCTTGCCGTTTCATTAGGCAACTTCCAAACACAAATTCATCGAGAGAAGTTATCTCCCTCTCTACCACACTAGCAGGTGATGGTCTTTCCTGCTCTGTCTTTTTGGCTTTAGCTCCAgcccctctttatttatttttctggtattttacaCACGCCATATGAATTCATCTAAACAAACGCTGAACAAGTGACATATGAATTTCTTACATGGCTAAAGGGCAAACTATCCCTTTTCCaaagttctttttccatttaccCACCAATTCAGCATGctggaataaatttatttttgcatttccatgtggCTCTTATCCCAGGCACGGAGACGGAAATGTTTTCTCGCTTTCTGTTCCAAGAATTACGGGTAAGGAGAACACATCCTACCGCATCAGCGAGCCCCAGTGTGATCTGTTTCTTTCactctcctttgtctcttttcccccaacccctcagGG
This genomic window from Chlorocebus sabaeus isolate Y175 chromosome 17, mChlSab1.0.hap1, whole genome shotgun sequence contains:
- the LOC140708900 gene encoding protein FAM90A5-like yields the protein MKKMARRDPKSGANRLVRAQTLQKQQRAPVGPRAPPPDEEDPRVKCKNCGAFGHTARSTRCPMKCWNGALVPQTFRRKEGKENRKPWKPQVRRNPGPLNKEKREKEARPRQQDPQRKALLQIFSGTPPEKLPPNRKESMESCDYLRVASRPVPVHTTNKRPRVYRAQTDGSATKMSDTVSVLASLSPLRKASLSSSSSLRPKERQTGAVADIPQPGVRQQGLEPLVVVKPTHSRPQGGYREVPQAASKPHGLIQVISPQAQDKRPAVTSQPCPPADTHSLGLGSNLSFRPGAKRPAQAPTQACLNFPKKPRMGPFQMPENAIQGGELGAPETLQPPPAATELRPSPSPQMSKGTPAQAPSSDRQPPHSRPCLPTAQACTMSHHPAASHYGAQPLRMLFRRLENGWWSSSLLTAPSFPSPEKPGAFLAHSRHVSEKSEAPCVPVPLSVLYEDLQVSSSSEDSDSDLE